In Methylocystis echinoides, one genomic interval encodes:
- a CDS encoding Panacea domain-containing protein, with product MAVYNARKAAQVIAYFALKEPSKRIDVLKAVKLVYLADREMIKEHGFPIMDEPHVSMPHGPVNSKTYSHIQGEFDLVSCGWADFLRDRANHQVSVKHEAPLDWDELSDAEIAILNRVWDRFGGMNKWQLRDWTHDPENVPEWEDPDGSSLPIPLERIMLAVGVQNHTKQAQSVKEQYALDDVFSNLKQ from the coding sequence ATGGCGGTCTATAACGCCAGAAAAGCAGCACAAGTCATAGCATATTTTGCTCTGAAAGAGCCGAGCAAACGTATTGACGTTCTCAAAGCCGTTAAACTCGTTTATCTCGCTGACCGAGAAATGATTAAAGAGCACGGCTTTCCGATTATGGACGAGCCGCATGTGTCTATGCCACATGGGCCTGTAAACTCAAAAACATATTCTCATATTCAAGGCGAGTTTGACTTGGTTAGCTGCGGATGGGCCGATTTCCTGCGCGACCGCGCAAATCATCAGGTTTCGGTAAAACACGAAGCGCCGCTGGATTGGGATGAATTAAGCGACGCAGAAATTGCTATATTGAACCGGGTTTGGGATAGATTCGGTGGCATGAATAAATGGCAGTTGCGGGATTGGACGCACGACCCCGAGAACGTGCCGGAATGGGAAGACCCGGATGGAAGCTCCCTACCGATCCCTCTAGAGCGCATCATGCTTGCTGTTGGCGTCCAAAATCATACGAAGCAGGCTCAATCCGTAAAGGAACAATACGCGCTTGACGACGTGTTTTCTAATTTGAAACAATAA
- a CDS encoding outer membrane protein transport protein, with translation MTLGVAPTLAVQMLNVQGAGAFTPYSSNPYRLSDMGYDWSWGGGLRAGLTWALTGNARFGFSASTPLWMTRFEKYAGLLTQSGNFDIPATMQAGVAYDLLPNLTAMLDWRHVFYSAVPSLGNPSNPLTYGSLGSENGPGFDWTDVDSGAVGLEWRYSPALTLRTGYHYSSNPLRWRSVTVNTLSPITNRHHAAIGANYAATPNSAFDFAFVYGFKNSFTGVEWIPQQPTLPFGSANPRATITPWAQGWELTLGYDYKS, from the coding sequence GTGACCCTCGGCGTCGCGCCGACGCTCGCCGTGCAGATGCTCAATGTGCAGGGCGCGGGGGCCTTTACCCCCTATTCCTCCAATCCGTATCGGCTGTCGGACATGGGCTATGATTGGTCCTGGGGCGGCGGCCTGCGCGCCGGCCTCACCTGGGCCTTGACCGGCAACGCCCGCTTCGGCTTCTCGGCCTCGACGCCCTTGTGGATGACGCGCTTCGAGAAATATGCGGGCCTCCTCACACAGAGCGGCAATTTCGACATTCCCGCCACCATGCAGGCGGGCGTGGCCTATGATCTCTTGCCCAATCTCACCGCCATGCTCGATTGGCGGCATGTCTTCTATTCGGCGGTTCCCTCCCTCGGCAATCCGTCCAATCCGCTCACCTACGGATCATTGGGATCGGAGAATGGGCCAGGGTTCGACTGGACCGACGTCGACTCCGGAGCGGTCGGCCTGGAGTGGCGCTATTCGCCGGCGCTGACGCTGCGCACCGGCTACCACTACAGCTCAAACCCGTTGCGGTGGCGCTCGGTGACAGTGAATACGCTGTCGCCGATCACCAACCGCCATCACGCGGCGATCGGGGCCAATTACGCCGCGACTCCCAATTCCGCCTTCGATTTCGCCTTTGTCTACGGCTTCAAGAATTCCTTCACCGGCGTGGAGTGGATTCCGCAGCAGCCGACCCTGCCCTTCGGCTCCGCCAATCCGCGCGCGACGATCACACCCTGGGCGCAGGGCTGGGAATTGACGCTCGGTTATGACTACAAGTCATAA
- a CDS encoding outer membrane protein transport protein: MRMYFLRSVALVLLIFLFADAAVAADGYFLIGYGPRQKALAGAGAADQRDAMALSVNPAGIVGLRRQFQLGMTVINAERGYYTSGPTRVIAAGYVESGRPWFPVPNSGYIRPIDDNSAWSVVSYANGGINTSFGWGNWRAPRGGLFGGGFAGGRSATIFHQRRLRAPFSDAAGRGDPRRRADARRADAQCAGRGGLYPLFLQSVSAVGHGL, encoded by the coding sequence ATGCGTATGTATTTTTTGCGCTCCGTCGCGCTTGTTCTTCTGATTTTCCTTTTCGCCGACGCCGCTGTCGCCGCGGACGGCTATTTCCTGATTGGCTACGGCCCGCGCCAGAAAGCGCTTGCGGGCGCGGGGGCCGCCGATCAACGCGACGCCATGGCGCTGTCGGTCAATCCCGCCGGCATTGTCGGGTTGAGGCGCCAGTTCCAGCTCGGTATGACGGTCATCAACGCCGAGCGCGGCTATTACACAAGCGGACCGACCCGCGTGATCGCGGCCGGCTATGTGGAAAGCGGCCGCCCCTGGTTCCCGGTGCCGAACAGCGGCTACATCCGTCCGATCGACGACAATTCCGCCTGGAGCGTCGTGAGTTACGCCAATGGCGGCATCAACACCTCCTTCGGCTGGGGCAATTGGCGGGCGCCGAGGGGCGGTCTTTTCGGCGGCGGCTTCGCGGGGGGTCGATCTGCAACAATCTTTCACCAGCGTCGGCTACGCGCGCCGTTTTCCGACGCCGCTGGGCGAGGTGACCCTCGGCGTCGCGCCGACGCTCGCCGTGCAGATGCTCAATGTGCAGGGCGCGGGGGCCTTTACCCCCTATTCCTCCAATCCGTATCGGCTGTCGGACATGGGCTATGA
- a CDS encoding sulfurtransferase TusA family protein yields the protein MTDRTLDARGLNCPLPILRTKKALKEIAVGETLEVLATDPGSMADFAAFARQTGDELVSAEELDGHFRYVLRRNS from the coding sequence ATGACAGACCGGACCTTGGACGCGCGCGGCCTCAATTGTCCTCTGCCAATTTTGCGCACCAAGAAAGCGCTGAAGGAGATCGCGGTCGGCGAGACGCTCGAAGTGCTCGCGACCGACCCCGGCTCGATGGCTGATTTCGCGGCGTTTGCGCGCCAGACCGGGGACGAGCTGGTGAGCGCCGAAGAACTCGACGGCCATTTCCGTTACGTGCTGCGGCGCAACAGCTGA
- the dsrE2 gene encoding sulfur carrier protein DsrE2: MTAENRKSLSIIVSKGTLDWAYPPFILATTAAAMDMDATLFFTFYGLGLLKKQLDLEVSPLGNPAMKMPVGGLHLGMPNLVAALPGVTAGATAMMKNMIAKKGVASIEELRDIALESGVKLVACQMTMDLFEFKKEDMIEGVCFGGAATYLEEAVKADVNLFI, translated from the coding sequence GTGACAGCCGAGAATCGCAAATCGCTCTCCATCATCGTCTCCAAAGGGACGCTCGACTGGGCCTATCCGCCCTTCATCCTGGCGACGACCGCGGCCGCCATGGATATGGACGCGACGCTGTTCTTCACCTTCTACGGCCTGGGCCTGTTGAAAAAGCAGCTGGATCTCGAAGTCTCGCCGCTCGGCAATCCGGCGATGAAGATGCCGGTCGGCGGCCTGCATCTCGGCATGCCCAATCTCGTCGCGGCGCTCCCCGGCGTCACCGCCGGCGCCACCGCGATGATGAAGAACATGATCGCCAAGAAGGGCGTCGCCAGCATCGAAGAATTGCGCGACATCGCCCTCGAAAGCGGCGTCAAGCTCGTCGCCTGCCAGATGACCATGGACCTTTTCGAGTTCAAGAAGGAAGACATGATCGAGGGCGTCTGCTTCGGCGGCGCGGCGACCTATCTCGAAGAGGCCGTAAAGGCCGACGTCAATCTTTTCATCTAG
- a CDS encoding cation-translocating P-type ATPase: MTHPSLPGLTSEEAARRLVEYGPNAPPEAPRRGILQIALRTLKEPMFFLLAAAATLYLFVGDLGEGLFMVAGAAASISLVVIQELRSERALEALQRLAEPMAHVRRDGVEQRIPARDLVPGDIVLIGEGQRIPADALLVAGDALVIDESILTGESAPVTKTLAGDGATLDFPDPGGDGTPFVYAGSMIVRGSGVARVGRTGALTAVGGLGASLAAIKGEPSPLQKRTGELVARLGAFALFFCALVILSYGLVHGDWFEGAIAGITLAIGLLPEEFPMVLAIFLALGAFRLARRNVLVRRSSVTETLGSTSLLCVDKTGTITENRMTVAALYTGGAVEPVPDSPDADEHRLIRAALRASSENPVDPMDRAVHALAERLEIPAGGAVIESFPIRPELLAFTQSWRVEGGALKAAKGAPEAILRLADADAPTHARYSAVVEEMARDGMRVLAVAETEPVVSDLDAAAYVLRGLVAFEDPIRDDVPQAVAAARRAGVSVAMITGDYPATALAIARDAGIDATGGVLTGAEVAATPVEDIAQKIRDVRVFARVMPTNKLALVEAFKAAGHIVAMTGDGVNDGPALAAAHIGVAMGQRGSDVAREAAHIVLLDDRFASIIAGIELGRRISSNLRKALTYVTAIHIPIAGLALAPILMGLPPMLLPAHVVLMELIIDPTCSLAFEAEPGEKDAMLKPPRPQSEPLFGLRDLIFGAVQGLAVFLAVLSIYVLAVSFGVDEAQSRGLAFATLIVGNLSLALSDALPKGVSPFARENAFFWVIATVALSVVAAGLYFPPLAALLRFAPPPPEDLALAALLGMSAGGWSGLWRRLASSG, from the coding sequence ATGACCCATCCCAGCCTGCCGGGCCTGACTTCCGAAGAGGCCGCCCGGCGCCTCGTGGAATATGGGCCCAACGCCCCTCCCGAGGCGCCCCGGCGCGGCATTCTGCAAATTGCGCTCCGCACGCTGAAAGAACCTATGTTCTTCCTGTTGGCTGCGGCGGCGACCCTCTACCTTTTCGTGGGCGATCTGGGCGAAGGCCTGTTCATGGTCGCCGGCGCGGCCGCCTCTATTTCGCTCGTCGTCATTCAGGAGTTGCGCAGCGAACGCGCGCTGGAGGCGCTGCAGAGACTCGCCGAACCCATGGCGCATGTCCGGCGCGACGGAGTTGAGCAGCGCATACCGGCGCGGGATCTCGTGCCGGGTGACATTGTCCTGATCGGCGAGGGTCAGCGCATTCCAGCCGACGCCCTGCTTGTTGCGGGCGACGCGCTGGTCATCGACGAATCCATTCTCACGGGCGAATCGGCGCCGGTCACGAAGACCTTGGCGGGGGACGGCGCGACGCTGGATTTCCCCGATCCGGGGGGCGACGGCACGCCCTTCGTCTATGCAGGCTCGATGATCGTGCGCGGCTCGGGCGTTGCGCGCGTCGGGCGCACCGGCGCGCTGACGGCCGTCGGCGGCCTTGGCGCCTCGCTTGCCGCGATCAAGGGCGAGCCGAGCCCGCTCCAGAAGCGGACCGGCGAGCTGGTCGCGCGGCTCGGCGCCTTTGCGCTTTTCTTCTGCGCGCTGGTCATTCTCTCCTATGGGCTCGTGCACGGCGACTGGTTCGAAGGCGCCATCGCCGGCATCACGCTCGCCATCGGCCTGCTGCCGGAAGAATTTCCGATGGTGCTGGCGATCTTTCTTGCGCTTGGCGCCTTCCGGCTGGCGCGCCGCAATGTGCTGGTGCGCCGTTCGTCGGTGACGGAGACGCTGGGCTCCACCTCGCTGCTCTGCGTCGACAAGACCGGCACGATCACCGAAAACCGCATGACGGTCGCAGCGCTCTACACGGGGGGCGCCGTCGAGCCCGTTCCGGACTCGCCCGACGCCGATGAGCATCGGCTCATCCGCGCGGCGCTGCGCGCCTCCTCGGAAAACCCGGTCGATCCGATGGACCGCGCGGTGCACGCGCTCGCCGAGCGGCTCGAAATCCCGGCGGGCGGCGCGGTCATCGAGAGCTTTCCGATCCGGCCGGAGCTTCTCGCCTTCACCCAGTCCTGGCGGGTCGAGGGCGGCGCGCTCAAGGCCGCCAAAGGCGCGCCTGAAGCCATTCTGCGGCTCGCGGATGCGGACGCCCCGACCCACGCGCGCTACAGCGCCGTCGTTGAAGAGATGGCGCGCGACGGGATGCGGGTGCTCGCCGTCGCCGAGACCGAGCCGGTCGTGAGCGATCTCGACGCGGCGGCTTATGTCCTGAGGGGCCTCGTCGCCTTCGAGGACCCCATCCGCGACGACGTTCCGCAAGCGGTGGCGGCCGCGCGGCGGGCGGGCGTTTCGGTCGCCATGATTACCGGCGACTATCCCGCCACAGCGCTCGCCATCGCCCGCGACGCCGGCATCGACGCGACCGGCGGGGTGCTGACCGGCGCGGAGGTCGCCGCGACGCCTGTGGAGGACATCGCGCAAAAAATCCGCGATGTGCGCGTCTTCGCCCGCGTCATGCCGACAAACAAGCTGGCCCTCGTCGAAGCCTTCAAGGCCGCCGGCCATATCGTCGCCATGACAGGCGACGGCGTCAACGACGGCCCTGCCCTCGCCGCGGCCCATATCGGCGTCGCCATGGGCCAGCGCGGCTCCGACGTCGCGCGCGAGGCGGCGCATATCGTGCTTCTCGACGACCGCTTCGCCTCGATCATCGCGGGCATCGAGCTCGGCCGGCGCATCTCGAGCAATCTGCGCAAGGCGCTGACCTATGTCACCGCTATCCACATCCCGATCGCTGGCCTCGCCCTCGCGCCCATTCTGATGGGCCTGCCGCCGATGCTGCTGCCGGCGCATGTTGTGCTGATGGAGCTGATCATCGACCCGACCTGTTCGCTCGCCTTCGAGGCGGAGCCCGGCGAAAAAGACGCCATGCTCAAACCGCCTCGCCCGCAGAGCGAGCCGCTGTTCGGGTTGCGGGACCTGATCTTCGGGGCGGTTCAGGGTCTCGCGGTCTTCCTCGCGGTTCTCAGCATTTACGTCCTGGCGGTCAGTTTCGGCGTCGATGAAGCGCAAAGCCGCGGCCTCGCCTTCGCCACGCTGATCGTCGGCAATCTGTCGCTCGCCCTGTCGGACGCTCTGCCGAAGGGCGTCTCGCCCTTCGCACGTGAGAATGCGTTCTTCTGGGTCATTGCGACAGTGGCGCTCTCGGTCGTCGCGGCTGGCCTCTATTTCCCGCCGCTTGCCGCCCTGCTGCGCTTCGCCCCGCCGCCGCCCGAGGATCTCGCCTTGGCGGCGCTTCTCGGGATGAGCGCGGGCGGGTGGTCTGGGTTGTGGCGGCGGCTCGCGTCGTCAGGCTGA
- the thiC gene encoding phosphomethylpyrimidine synthase ThiC yields the protein MNLHDKRTPLTVTTGPIGKSRKVYSSPAGRPDIRVPYREIPLDPSSGEPPLRVYDPSGPYGCENFTPDLSAGLPAARPWLSTRAGLEIYQGRETKPEDNGFAEGDRLVPACPAERKLYRAAGSGPVTQLEFARAGIVTEEMIYVAHRENLCRERALDVAKARIADGESFGADIPEFVTPEFVRSEIARGRAIIPANVNHPELEPVVIGRNFLVKVNANIGNSAVTSSVAEEVEKMVWASRWGADTVMDLSTGRNIHNIRDWIIRNAAVPIGTVPIYQALEKVGGDALKLDWEVFKDTLIEQAEQGVDYFTIHAGVRLAYVPLTASRVTGIVSRGGSIMARWCLSKHKESFLYERFDEICDIMRKYDVSFSLGDGLRPGSNADANDAAQFAELETLGELTKIAWEKGCQVMIEGPGHVPMHKIKANMDKQLKACGEAPFYTLGPLVTDIAPGYDHITSGIGAAMIGWFGTAMLCYVTPKEHLGLPDRDDVKTGVITYRIAAHAADLAKGHPAARERDDAMSRARFDFRWSDQFEIGLDPDTAREFHDETLPKEAHKVAHFCSMCGPKFCSMQITQDLRKEAAAIAEREKGLAEKAEEFLEKGAEIYVAR from the coding sequence ATGAACCTGCACGACAAACGCACGCCCCTGACCGTCACCACCGGCCCGATCGGCAAGTCGCGCAAGGTCTATTCCTCGCCCGCCGGACGCCCTGACATCCGCGTTCCCTACCGCGAGATTCCGCTCGATCCGTCCTCCGGCGAGCCGCCGCTGCGCGTGTATGATCCGTCCGGCCCCTACGGCTGCGAGAATTTCACCCCCGACCTCTCGGCGGGCCTGCCGGCGGCGCGGCCCTGGCTTTCGACACGCGCCGGCCTCGAGATCTATCAGGGGCGTGAGACCAAGCCCGAGGATAACGGCTTCGCGGAAGGCGACCGGCTGGTCCCGGCTTGCCCCGCCGAGCGCAAGCTCTATCGCGCGGCCGGCTCGGGGCCTGTCACCCAGCTCGAATTCGCCCGCGCGGGGATCGTCACGGAAGAGATGATCTATGTCGCGCATCGCGAGAACCTTTGCCGTGAGCGCGCGCTCGACGTCGCGAAAGCGCGCATCGCCGACGGCGAGAGCTTCGGCGCGGATATTCCGGAATTCGTGACGCCCGAATTCGTGCGCTCGGAGATCGCCCGCGGGCGCGCCATCATTCCGGCCAACGTCAATCACCCGGAGCTGGAGCCCGTCGTCATCGGCCGCAACTTCCTGGTGAAGGTCAACGCGAATATCGGCAATTCGGCCGTGACCTCTTCCGTCGCGGAAGAGGTCGAGAAAATGGTCTGGGCGTCGCGCTGGGGCGCAGACACGGTGATGGACCTCTCCACCGGCCGCAATATCCACAACATCCGCGACTGGATCATCCGCAACGCCGCCGTGCCGATCGGCACCGTGCCGATCTATCAGGCGCTGGAAAAGGTCGGCGGCGACGCGCTGAAGCTCGATTGGGAGGTCTTCAAGGACACGTTGATCGAGCAGGCGGAGCAGGGCGTCGATTACTTCACCATCCACGCTGGCGTTCGTCTCGCCTATGTGCCTTTGACGGCAAGCCGCGTCACCGGCATCGTCTCGCGCGGCGGTTCGATCATGGCGCGCTGGTGCCTCTCCAAGCACAAGGAGAGCTTCCTCTACGAGCGCTTCGACGAGATTTGCGACATCATGCGCAAATATGACGTCTCCTTCTCGCTGGGCGACGGGTTGCGCCCGGGCTCCAACGCCGACGCCAATGACGCGGCGCAATTCGCCGAACTGGAGACGCTCGGCGAACTCACGAAGATCGCCTGGGAGAAGGGCTGCCAGGTCATGATCGAAGGCCCCGGCCATGTGCCGATGCACAAGATCAAGGCCAATATGGACAAGCAGCTCAAGGCCTGCGGCGAGGCGCCGTTCTATACGCTCGGGCCGCTCGTCACCGACATTGCGCCGGGCTACGACCACATCACCTCCGGGATCGGCGCGGCGATGATCGGCTGGTTCGGCACGGCGATGCTCTGCTACGTCACGCCGAAAGAGCATCTGGGCCTCCCCGACCGCGACGACGTGAAGACCGGCGTCATCACCTATCGCATCGCCGCGCATGCGGCGGACCTCGCCAAGGGCCATCCGGCGGCGCGCGAGCGCGACGACGCCATGAGCCGCGCGCGCTTCGACTTCCGCTGGTCCGACCAGTTCGAGATCGGCCTCGATCCCGACACGGCGCGCGAGTTCCACGACGAGACCCTGCCCAAGGAGGCGCACAAGGTCGCGCATTTCTGCTCCATGTGCGGCCCGAAGTTCTGCTCCATGCAGATCACGCAGGACCTTCGCAAGGAAGCGGCCGCCATCGCCGAACGCGAGAAGGGCCTCGCGGAGAAAGCGGAGGAGTTTCTGGAGAAGGGCGCGGAGATTTATGTCGCGCGGTGA
- a CDS encoding Uma2 family endonuclease: MTTPKQTPPKMTVEEFLAWAEGRTGRYELIGGEIVAQASERAKHWKIKLATHVALLNAVKAKACGCHVVPDGGTVRIDTSTAYEPDGMVYCGPEVHGESMIVENPLIVVEVLSPTTGRNDKSRKLADYFRVPSIVHYLLIDADAPLIIHHQRRSDGDILTHIVREGVVTLDPPGITLSLADIYASG, encoded by the coding sequence ATGACCACGCCAAAACAGACGCCGCCGAAAATGACGGTCGAAGAGTTTCTCGCCTGGGCTGAAGGCCGCACCGGTCGCTATGAACTCATCGGCGGCGAAATCGTCGCCCAGGCGTCAGAGCGCGCCAAGCACTGGAAGATCAAGCTCGCGACTCATGTGGCCTTGCTCAATGCAGTAAAAGCGAAAGCTTGTGGATGCCACGTGGTGCCGGATGGGGGGACTGTACGCATCGATACATCGACGGCTTACGAGCCGGATGGAATGGTGTATTGCGGCCCTGAAGTCCACGGCGAGTCGATGATCGTCGAAAATCCACTCATCGTGGTCGAAGTCCTTTCGCCAACAACGGGCCGTAACGACAAGAGTCGCAAGCTTGCCGACTATTTCCGCGTGCCGAGCATCGTGCATTACTTGCTCATCGACGCGGATGCGCCGCTGATCATCCATCACCAGCGGCGTTCGGACGGAGATATACTGACCCACATCGTTCGCGAAGGCGTCGTAACGCTCGATCCGCCGGGAATCACGCTGTCCCTCGCGGACATTTACGCGAGCGGCTGA
- a CDS encoding septal ring lytic transglycosylase RlpA family protein, whose protein sequence is MKRISVVGVLLGLMTFPAAAEVLSASGPGADPQQQQASEGHYGKANPGVPGHVMPEGARAFVANASYYGGGPRRFEPNTHTASGERFNQWGLTAAHRTLPLGTRLLVTHQGRSVVVRVNDRGPAAWTGRSLDLSRGAASRIGLISNGTGPVLVQVLNGG, encoded by the coding sequence ATGAAGCGTATCTCTGTTGTGGGCGTCCTGCTTGGTCTAATGACTTTTCCCGCCGCGGCGGAAGTTCTTTCCGCAAGCGGCCCAGGCGCTGATCCACAACAACAGCAGGCGTCCGAGGGTCACTACGGCAAAGCGAATCCGGGCGTTCCCGGCCATGTCATGCCCGAGGGCGCCCGCGCTTTCGTCGCCAACGCATCCTACTATGGCGGCGGTCCACGCCGGTTCGAGCCGAACACGCATACGGCGAGCGGCGAGCGTTTCAATCAATGGGGCCTGACCGCCGCCCATCGCACCTTGCCGCTGGGCACACGGCTGCTGGTGACGCACCAAGGCCGCTCCGTTGTGGTTCGCGTCAACGACCGCGGGCCGGCGGCCTGGACGGGCCGCAGCCTCGATCTGTCGCGGGGCGCCGCATCGCGCATCGGACTGATTTCCAATGGCACGGGCCCTGTGCTGGTGCAGGTTCTCAACGGCGGCTGA
- the mog gene encoding molybdopterin adenylyltransferase, with protein sequence MTDIKREAVIGVVTASDRASAGVYKDESGPAIEAYLSAVLTTPFRIERRIIPDGFESVRDTLIELADVVGCDFIVTTGGTGPSPRDLTPEATLAACPRELPGFGELMRQVSLAQTPTAILSRQVAAHRGKCLVVNLPGKPAAIELCLNAVMPAVPYCLDLIGAAYIETDPARVKAFRPKK encoded by the coding sequence ATGACCGACATCAAACGAGAGGCCGTCATTGGCGTCGTCACCGCCTCCGACCGCGCCAGCGCCGGCGTCTATAAGGACGAGAGCGGCCCGGCGATCGAGGCCTATCTGTCAGCCGTCCTGACCACGCCCTTCCGCATCGAGCGGCGCATCATTCCGGACGGCTTCGAGAGCGTGCGCGACACGCTGATCGAACTGGCCGACGTCGTCGGCTGCGATTTCATCGTTACGACCGGCGGCACCGGCCCGAGCCCGCGCGACCTTACCCCGGAAGCGACCCTCGCCGCCTGTCCACGCGAACTGCCGGGGTTCGGCGAATTGATGCGGCAGGTCTCGCTGGCGCAGACCCCCACCGCCATTCTCTCGCGGCAGGTGGCGGCGCATCGCGGAAAATGCCTGGTCGTCAATCTGCCCGGCAAGCCCGCCGCCATCGAGCTTTGTCTCAACGCCGTGATGCCGGCCGTGCCCTATTGTCTCGACCTCATCGGCGCCGCCTATATCGAAACCGATCCGGCCCGCGTGAAAGCCTTCCGGCCGAAAAAGTAG
- the dapB gene encoding 4-hydroxy-tetrahydrodipicolinate reductase produces MSDLRLVVVGAAGRMGRMLTQTIPDTLGVRLVAALEADGAASLGADSGAAFGLQPTGVPVTSDVAAALSEADAVIDFSTPAATAAIATAAAKARVAHVIGTTGLTAEDLARIAEEARETVVVRSGNMSLGVNLLAGLVEKAARALGPAWDAEIVEMHHKLKVDAPSGTALLLGEAVARGRGIDLAEHSARGRDGVTGPRKPGDIGFAALRGGTVVGDHTVIFAGMGERIEFSHRAEDRGIFARGALAAALWTRGKAPGLYSMADVLGLTGA; encoded by the coding sequence ATGAGTGATTTGCGTCTGGTCGTGGTGGGCGCCGCGGGCCGCATGGGCCGTATGCTGACGCAAACCATCCCCGACACGCTGGGCGTGCGGCTGGTCGCGGCGCTGGAGGCCGACGGGGCTGCGTCGCTCGGGGCGGACAGCGGCGCCGCCTTCGGATTGCAGCCGACGGGCGTTCCAGTCACGAGCGACGTCGCCGCGGCGCTGTCGGAAGCCGACGCCGTCATCGACTTTTCCACGCCGGCGGCGACGGCCGCTATCGCCACAGCGGCCGCCAAGGCGCGTGTCGCCCATGTCATCGGCACCACGGGACTGACGGCGGAGGATCTCGCGCGGATCGCCGAGGAGGCGCGCGAGACGGTCGTCGTGCGCTCCGGCAATATGAGCCTCGGCGTCAATCTTCTCGCTGGCCTCGTCGAGAAGGCGGCGCGGGCGCTCGGCCCCGCCTGGGACGCCGAAATTGTCGAGATGCACCACAAGCTGAAGGTGGACGCGCCCTCGGGCACCGCCTTGCTGCTCGGCGAGGCGGTGGCGCGGGGCAGGGGGATCGATCTCGCCGAACATAGCGCGCGCGGCCGCGACGGCGTGACCGGCCCGCGCAAGCCCGGCGACATCGGCTTCGCGGCGCTGCGCGGCGGCACGGTCGTGGGCGATCACACGGTAATTTTCGCGGGCATGGGCGAGCGGATCGAATTCTCGCATCGCGCCGAGGATCGCGGCATCTTTGCGCGCGGCGCCCTCGCGGCGGCGCTCTGGACCCGGGGCAAGGCGCCGGGACTTTACTCCATGGCCGACGTGCTCGGCCTCACCGGCGCCTAA
- a CDS encoding 2,3-bisphosphoglycerate-dependent phosphoglycerate mutase, producing the protein MSMNRTLVLVRHGQSEWNAKNLFTGWKNPDLTPLGEEEARRAGRELRKLDLLFSIGFTSSLLRAQHTLQLIFEELGQSNVPTVKDRALNERHYGDLSGLNKDEAREKWGEEQVRLWRRSYDVPPPGGESLKDTVARVVPFYVQRILPPVMRGERALVAAHGNSLRALCMVLEQMTPESIPTLELATGVPLIYRLNADSTVASKTVLEP; encoded by the coding sequence ATGAGCATGAATCGCACACTCGTCCTCGTCCGGCACGGCCAGAGCGAATGGAACGCCAAGAACCTTTTCACGGGCTGGAAGAATCCGGACCTGACGCCGCTCGGCGAAGAAGAGGCGCGCCGCGCCGGACGCGAGTTGCGCAAGCTCGATCTCCTGTTCAGCATCGGCTTCACCTCGTCGCTGCTGCGCGCGCAGCATACGCTGCAACTCATCTTCGAAGAACTCGGCCAGTCCAACGTGCCCACCGTGAAGGACCGCGCGCTCAACGAGCGCCATTACGGCGACCTCTCCGGGCTCAACAAGGACGAGGCGCGCGAGAAATGGGGCGAGGAGCAGGTGCGGCTTTGGCGGCGCTCCTATGACGTGCCGCCGCCGGGCGGCGAAAGCCTCAAGGACACGGTGGCCCGCGTCGTGCCCTTCTATGTGCAGCGCATCCTGCCGCCGGTGATGCGCGGCGAGCGCGCGCTTGTCGCCGCCCATGGCAATTCGCTGCGCGCGCTCTGCATGGTGCTGGAGCAGATGACGCCGGAAAGCATTCCGACTCTCGAACTCGCGACGGGCGTGCCCCTCATCTACCGACTCAACGCCGATTCGACGGTGGCGTCGAAGACGGTGCTGGAGCCCTGA